The Streptomyces sp. NBC_01689 genome includes a window with the following:
- a CDS encoding serpin family protein, whose product MRITNTTVRAVNGLTARWAGTMSGGTVFSAAGVWPLLAFLADGAGGAARTELADALGLPAGEAAAAGRELLGALRATRGLDPALGLWTARTLEPREEWEAGLPVEAHGALTGQPETDTAALDAWVRKRTDGRIPRLPLGLTKDTELVLASAFALRTEWFRPFTDGVVEPHTGPWQGRTLRGLYRGTALLDRVGVADTPHGAVTELKVLGTTGVDVHLLLGEERMSPGQVLGAGVDVLARRFRTVPGHELPYGEAGPGLRVVRERSTVPRPPSLEVTTVAFDLAADHDLLRSPELFGLGSASDSRHGHFPGISRGPLAVGSARQSATAAFGALGFRAAAATAVSMMAAGLPDLRYVTTTVEAVLDRPFGFLALHRTSRLVLAAGWVGDPEPFAEGDGYGWEEDGFGEDGFGEEAGRAEG is encoded by the coding sequence ATGCGGATCACGAACACGACGGTCCGAGCGGTCAACGGGCTGACGGCCCGTTGGGCGGGGACGATGTCCGGCGGAACGGTCTTCTCGGCGGCCGGGGTCTGGCCGCTGCTGGCCTTCCTCGCGGACGGAGCGGGCGGCGCGGCCCGCACGGAGCTGGCGGACGCCCTGGGGCTGCCGGCCGGTGAAGCGGCGGCCGCGGGACGCGAGTTGCTGGGCGCGCTGCGGGCGACGCGTGGCCTCGACCCGGCGCTCGGGCTGTGGACCGCGCGGACCCTGGAGCCGCGGGAGGAGTGGGAGGCGGGCCTGCCGGTGGAGGCGCACGGCGCGCTCACCGGACAGCCCGAGACGGACACGGCGGCGCTGGACGCCTGGGTGCGGAAGCGGACGGACGGGCGGATACCCCGGCTGCCGCTCGGCCTCACCAAGGACACCGAACTGGTACTTGCGAGCGCGTTCGCCCTGCGCACCGAATGGTTCCGGCCGTTCACCGACGGCGTCGTGGAGCCCCACACCGGCCCGTGGCAGGGCCGGACGCTGCGGGGGCTGTACCGCGGCACCGCGCTCCTGGACCGGGTCGGTGTGGCCGACACACCGCACGGCGCCGTCACCGAGCTGAAGGTCCTCGGCACCACCGGCGTCGACGTCCATCTCCTGCTCGGGGAGGAGCGGATGAGCCCGGGTCAGGTCCTCGGCGCGGGCGTGGACGTCCTGGCGCGCCGGTTCAGGACCGTTCCCGGGCACGAGCTGCCGTACGGGGAGGCGGGCCCCGGTCTACGGGTGGTGCGCGAGCGGTCCACGGTGCCGCGGCCGCCGTCCCTGGAGGTCACGACCGTGGCCTTCGACCTCGCCGCGGACCACGATCTCCTCCGTTCGCCCGAGCTGTTCGGGCTCGGTTCGGCGAGCGACTCCCGGCACGGGCACTTCCCGGGGATCAGCCGCGGACCGCTGGCCGTGGGGTCGGCCCGGCAGTCCGCCACCGCGGCCTTCGGCGCCCTCGGCTTCCGCGCCGCCGCCGCGACAGCGGTCTCCATGATGGCGGCGGGCCTGCCCGACCTGCGGTACGTCACCACCACCGTCGAGGCCGTTCTCGACCGCCCCTTCGGTTTCCTCGCCCTGCACCGCACCTCCCGCCTGGTCCTCGCGGCCGGGTGGGTCGGCGACCCGGAGCCGTTCGCGGAGGGGGACGGGTACGGCTGGGAGGAGGACGGGTTCGGAGAGGACGGGTTCGGTGAGGAGGCGGGACGGGCGGAAGGGTGA
- a CDS encoding pyridoxal-phosphate dependent enzyme yields MTALPDCFCPTDGTRVPGGSLDWCCPVCRGPLDLDFSPTPASLKSLTGRVNSLWRYTECLPLAAPTVSLGEGRTPLVTLREGVSAKLDFLMPTLSFKDRGAVLLAELALRLEPRRVLADSSGNAGTAIAAYCARAGLPCTVYVPAGTSPKKLEQIEAHGARPRIVDGDREAAARAAREAADEPGTFYASHVYNPYFLHGTKTYVHELWEDLGGRLPDVLVVPVGNGTLLLGAALAVAELHGAGLIDRRPALYAVQAAAVAPLARAWEEGADDLLDAVPTAPTVAEGIAVPRPPRARQILRAVRDSGGTFLTVTEDSIRHAQRDLASQGLYVESTGVACWAAVREGVLGTRSAVVPLCGAGAKTGLAGAW; encoded by the coding sequence ATGACAGCTCTGCCGGATTGTTTCTGCCCGACGGACGGCACGCGCGTCCCCGGCGGTTCGCTCGACTGGTGCTGCCCCGTCTGTCGCGGCCCGCTCGACCTGGACTTCTCCCCGACCCCCGCGTCGCTCAAGTCCCTGACCGGGCGGGTGAACTCGCTGTGGCGGTACACGGAGTGCCTGCCGCTGGCCGCGCCCACCGTCAGTCTGGGCGAGGGCCGCACTCCCCTCGTGACGCTGCGCGAGGGCGTCTCGGCGAAGCTGGACTTCCTGATGCCGACGCTGTCGTTCAAGGACCGCGGCGCCGTCCTGCTCGCCGAACTGGCGCTGCGGCTGGAGCCCCGGCGGGTGCTCGCGGACAGCAGCGGCAACGCGGGGACGGCGATCGCCGCCTACTGCGCGCGGGCGGGGCTGCCCTGCACGGTGTACGTCCCCGCGGGCACGTCACCGAAGAAGCTGGAGCAGATCGAGGCGCACGGCGCGCGGCCGCGGATCGTGGACGGGGACCGGGAGGCGGCGGCCCGTGCGGCGCGCGAGGCCGCGGACGAGCCCGGCACCTTCTACGCCTCGCACGTGTACAACCCGTACTTCCTGCACGGTACGAAGACGTATGTGCACGAGCTCTGGGAGGACCTCGGCGGACGCCTCCCCGACGTCCTCGTCGTCCCGGTCGGCAACGGGACGCTGCTCCTCGGCGCCGCGCTCGCCGTCGCCGAGCTGCACGGTGCGGGGCTCATCGACCGGCGCCCCGCGCTGTACGCGGTCCAGGCCGCCGCCGTGGCCCCGCTGGCGCGCGCCTGGGAGGAGGGCGCGGACGACCTCCTGGACGCCGTCCCGACGGCGCCCACCGTCGCCGAGGGCATCGCCGTACCGCGTCCCCCGCGGGCCCGTCAGATCCTGCGTGCCGTCCGCGACTCCGGCGGCACCTTCCTGACCGTGACGGAGGACAGCATCCGCCACGCGCAACGAGACCTGGCGTCGCAGGGCCTGTACGTCGAGTCGACGGGCGTGGCCTGCTGGGCGGCCGTGCGCGAGGGCGTCCTCGGCACCCGGTCGGCGGTGGTACCGCTGTGCGGGGCAGGGGCGAAGACGGGGCTCGCAGGGGCGTGGTGA
- a CDS encoding DUF6542 domain-containing protein has translation MEQHRTRPPQYRPRRDAPLPAQAGRGASVGVQKGGAPARRPAPLPARGGRRLPNPRLTGLGGGLFCGASMFLLACLDELLFGASPAVYGVLFLPVSALTALWVRRGDLVSAPVVVPIAFAFGLLPLAGGGGGLSGRLMELVTALATQAGWLYGGTLIAGVISTVRKARQMTRRAAQRRSQAAGTPRGGGPTTPPARSAGQLG, from the coding sequence GTGGAGCAACACAGGACGCGTCCTCCCCAGTACCGGCCGCGACGCGACGCGCCTCTTCCCGCCCAGGCGGGGCGGGGCGCGTCCGTCGGCGTACAGAAGGGCGGGGCACCCGCACGACGGCCCGCGCCGCTGCCCGCACGCGGGGGGCGGCGGCTGCCGAACCCCCGGCTGACCGGACTCGGCGGCGGGCTGTTCTGCGGTGCGTCGATGTTCCTCCTGGCCTGTCTCGACGAGTTGCTGTTCGGGGCGTCGCCCGCCGTGTACGGCGTGCTGTTCCTGCCCGTCTCCGCGCTGACCGCGCTCTGGGTACGACGCGGTGACCTCGTGAGCGCGCCCGTGGTGGTGCCGATCGCGTTCGCGTTCGGGCTGCTGCCGCTCGCCGGCGGGGGCGGCGGGCTCAGCGGGCGCCTCATGGAGCTCGTCACCGCGCTGGCCACACAGGCGGGCTGGCTGTACGGGGGGACGCTGATCGCCGGTGTCATCTCGACCGTCCGCAAAGCGCGGCAGATGACCCGCCGGGCCGCGCAGCGGCGGAGCCAGGCCGCCGGGACCCCTCGGGGCGGCGGACCGACCACCCCTCCGGCGCGGTCGGCCGGGCAGCTCGGCTAG
- a CDS encoding DEAD/DEAH box helicase has product MGRGERDTVARGARLYEAAQALGADHGKAVEAVRAALAPIHAAAVRRELDAIPVARLQDVTEGRLRLGSVEKSGLRTLGSVLDAGPYRLRQIPGVGQRTVDQMLAAARRLSEAVHETVAVHIDVDRPDPATTALVMALHVLVEAGPDARRAVDRAAALSLRLGPLLAEARPAAGRIRMLLAGREKKARAVAAVTEVRSLVDEAERAGLPELFAQASVDLLRGPSSDLAARVDFELRSAEYYSLLAEISGRLPDAAASEGFLPDEIAERVRAQDLDDTHRRVSLRGYQAFGARFALAQRKVILGDEMGLGKTIQAIAVMAHLAAGGQTHFMVVCPASVLVNWTREIEARSALRVTVLHGPDRHYAFADWEGRGGVVVTTFDALRGFPAPDGGRVGLLVVDEAHSVKNPAAKRSQAVAQWADRCERTLFMTGTPMENRVVEFRNLVRMLDGGIAESLGERDALAGSVAFRKAVAPVYLRRNQEDVLTELPSLQRTDEWEELSASDEEAYREAVGAGNFMAMRRAAYARPEKSAKLDRLREIVREAGENGQKTVVFSYFKDVLRVVEEALAAMDSDGIAVFGPLTGGVPAGRRQQIVDDFAGAPGPAVLLAQIQAAGVGLNMQAASVVVICEPQIKPTIEHQAVARAHRMGQVRPVRVYRLLATGGVDERLVRMLEAKTRLFDAYARRSAVAEATPDAVDVSDTELARRIVEEEQARLGMSDERLTAAE; this is encoded by the coding sequence GTGGGGCGTGGGGAGCGGGACACGGTCGCGAGGGGAGCGCGACTGTACGAGGCGGCGCAGGCGCTCGGCGCGGACCACGGGAAGGCCGTGGAGGCGGTACGCGCGGCGCTCGCGCCGATCCACGCCGCGGCGGTCAGGCGGGAGCTGGACGCCATCCCCGTCGCCCGGCTCCAGGACGTCACCGAAGGGCGGCTGCGGCTGGGCAGCGTCGAGAAGAGCGGACTGCGCACGCTCGGCAGCGTTCTGGATGCGGGCCCCTACCGGCTGCGGCAGATTCCCGGTGTCGGGCAGCGCACCGTCGACCAGATGCTCGCCGCGGCCCGCCGGCTCTCCGAGGCCGTCCACGAGACCGTGGCCGTCCACATCGACGTTGACCGGCCGGATCCGGCCACCACCGCGCTCGTCATGGCCCTGCACGTCCTGGTGGAGGCCGGACCGGACGCCCGGCGCGCGGTCGACCGGGCCGCCGCCCTGTCGCTACGGCTCGGTCCGTTGCTCGCGGAGGCCCGGCCCGCCGCGGGACGCATCCGGATGCTCCTGGCCGGCCGGGAGAAGAAGGCCCGCGCCGTGGCGGCCGTCACCGAGGTCCGGTCGCTGGTGGACGAGGCGGAACGGGCGGGCCTGCCCGAGCTGTTCGCGCAGGCGTCGGTGGACCTGCTCCGGGGGCCGTCGTCCGACCTCGCGGCCCGGGTGGACTTCGAGCTGAGGTCCGCCGAGTACTACAGCCTGCTCGCCGAGATCTCCGGACGGCTGCCCGACGCGGCCGCGTCCGAGGGCTTCCTGCCGGACGAGATCGCCGAGCGGGTACGGGCCCAGGACCTCGACGACACGCACCGGCGGGTCTCCCTGCGCGGGTACCAGGCGTTCGGCGCGCGGTTCGCGCTCGCGCAGCGCAAGGTGATACTCGGCGACGAGATGGGGCTGGGCAAGACCATCCAGGCGATCGCCGTGATGGCACACCTGGCCGCCGGGGGGCAGACCCATTTCATGGTCGTCTGCCCGGCGAGCGTCCTCGTCAACTGGACCCGGGAGATCGAGGCCCGCAGCGCCCTGCGGGTCACGGTGCTCCACGGCCCCGACCGGCACTACGCGTTCGCCGACTGGGAGGGGCGGGGCGGTGTCGTGGTGACCACGTTCGACGCACTGCGCGGATTTCCCGCGCCGGACGGCGGCCGGGTCGGGCTGCTCGTGGTCGACGAGGCGCACTCCGTGAAGAACCCGGCGGCCAAGCGGTCCCAGGCGGTCGCCCAGTGGGCGGACCGCTGCGAGCGCACCCTCTTCATGACCGGAACCCCGATGGAGAACAGGGTCGTCGAGTTCCGCAACCTGGTCCGGATGCTCGACGGCGGCATCGCCGAGTCCCTCGGCGAAAGGGACGCACTGGCCGGATCGGTCGCCTTCCGCAAGGCCGTGGCCCCGGTCTACCTGCGGCGCAACCAGGAGGACGTGCTGACGGAACTCCCGAGTCTCCAGCGGACCGACGAGTGGGAGGAGTTGAGCGCCTCGGACGAGGAGGCCTACCGCGAGGCCGTGGGCGCGGGCAATTTCATGGCGATGCGCAGGGCCGCGTACGCGCGTCCCGAGAAGTCGGCCAAGCTGGACCGGCTCCGGGAGATCGTCCGAGAGGCCGGCGAGAACGGGCAGAAGACGGTGGTCTTCTCCTACTTCAAGGACGTCCTGCGCGTGGTGGAGGAAGCGCTCGCGGCCATGGACAGCGACGGCATCGCCGTGTTCGGTCCGCTCACCGGAGGCGTCCCGGCGGGACGGCGGCAGCAGATCGTCGACGACTTCGCCGGAGCCCCGGGTCCCGCGGTGCTCCTGGCGCAGATCCAGGCCGCGGGCGTCGGCCTCAACATGCAGGCCGCCTCCGTGGTCGTCATCTGCGAACCCCAGATCAAGCCGACCATCGAACACCAGGCCGTGGCCCGGGCCCACCGGATGGGCCAGGTCAGACCGGTCCGCGTGTACCGCCTCCTGGCCACCGGCGGTGTGGACGAACGCCTGGTGCGGATGCTGGAGGCCAAGACCCGCCTGTTCGACGCCTACGCCCGCCGCAGCGCGGTGGCCGAAGCCACCCCGGACGCGGTCGACGTGTCGGACACCGAACTGGCACGGCGGATCGTCGAGGAGGAACAGGCACGCCTGGGCATGTCGGACGAGAGGCTCACGGCCGCCGAGTGA
- the ppgK gene encoding polyphosphate--glucose phosphotransferase, whose product MQIFGVDIGGSGIKGAPVDLDRGDLTEERHKVLTPHPATPDAVADGVKEVVGHFGWTGPVGITFPGVVADGATIRTAANVDKAWVDTDARALLGERLGGLPVTVLNDADAAGVAEMQFGAGRDRRGTVLLLTFGTGIGSALFIDGELVPNTELGHLELGGHDAEKRASTKAKEDHELTWEHWARRVTKYLAHVEMLFSPELFIIGGGVSRKADRFLPLIEGIKAEIVPAQLQNNAGIVGAAMRAAKTAS is encoded by the coding sequence ATGCAGATCTTCGGTGTGGACATCGGCGGATCCGGGATCAAGGGCGCCCCTGTGGACCTGGACCGCGGCGATTTGACGGAGGAGCGCCACAAAGTGCTCACTCCGCATCCGGCGACGCCCGACGCGGTGGCGGACGGCGTGAAAGAGGTCGTCGGGCACTTCGGCTGGACAGGGCCCGTCGGTATCACCTTCCCCGGCGTGGTCGCCGACGGCGCCACCATCCGCACGGCGGCGAACGTCGACAAGGCCTGGGTCGACACCGACGCGCGGGCCCTGCTGGGCGAGCGGCTGGGCGGCCTCCCGGTGACGGTGCTGAACGACGCCGACGCGGCGGGCGTCGCCGAGATGCAGTTCGGTGCCGGCCGCGACCGGCGGGGCACGGTCCTGCTGCTCACCTTCGGCACGGGTATCGGCAGCGCGCTCTTCATCGACGGCGAGCTGGTCCCCAACACGGAACTGGGCCACCTGGAGCTGGGTGGTCACGACGCGGAGAAGCGTGCCTCCACCAAGGCCAAGGAGGACCACGAGCTGACCTGGGAGCACTGGGCCCGGCGGGTCACGAAGTACCTCGCCCATGTGGAGATGCTGTTCTCCCCCGAGCTGTTCATCATCGGCGGCGGCGTCAGCCGCAAGGCGGACAGGTTCCTCCCCCTGATCGAGGGCATCAAGGCGGAGATCGTCCCGGCCCAGCTGCAGAACAACGCGGGAATCGTGGGCGCGGCGATGAGAGCGGCGAAGACGGCGTCGTAG
- the ychF gene encoding redox-regulated ATPase YchF has protein sequence MSLTIGIVGLPNVGKSTLFNALTKNDVLAANYPFATIEPNVGVVGVPDARLTRLAEIFASQRVLPATVDFVDIAGIVKGASEGEGLGNKFLANIRESDAICQVIRAFKDENVVHVDGKVSPKDDIETINTELILADLQTIEKVLPRLQKESRIKKDIAPKVAAVEAAKEILEKGDTLFSQGIVQGSGNEELLHDLHLLTTKPFLYVFNVDEDELVDEDFKTEQRALVAPAEAIFLNAKLEQDLAELDEEDAMELLESVGAEEPGLATLARVGFDTLGLQTYLTAGPKESRAWTIKKGATAPEAAGVIHTDFQKGFIKAEVISFGDLVETGSVAEARAKGKARMEGKDYVMQDGDVVEFRFNV, from the coding sequence GTGTCGCTCACGATCGGAATCGTCGGTCTGCCCAATGTCGGCAAGTCGACCCTGTTCAACGCCCTGACCAAGAACGACGTGCTCGCGGCCAACTACCCGTTCGCCACGATCGAGCCCAACGTCGGCGTGGTCGGTGTCCCCGACGCCCGGCTGACCAGACTGGCCGAGATCTTCGCCTCGCAGCGCGTCCTGCCGGCCACGGTGGACTTCGTCGACATCGCGGGCATCGTGAAGGGCGCCTCCGAGGGTGAGGGCCTGGGCAACAAGTTCCTCGCGAACATCCGCGAGTCGGACGCCATCTGCCAGGTCATCCGTGCCTTCAAGGACGAGAACGTCGTGCACGTCGACGGCAAGGTCTCGCCCAAGGACGACATCGAGACGATCAACACCGAGCTGATCCTCGCGGACCTCCAGACGATCGAGAAGGTCCTGCCGCGCCTCCAGAAGGAGTCGCGCATCAAGAAGGACATCGCTCCCAAGGTCGCGGCGGTCGAGGCGGCGAAGGAGATCCTGGAGAAGGGCGACACCCTCTTCTCCCAGGGCATCGTCCAGGGCTCCGGCAACGAGGAGCTGCTGCACGACCTGCACCTGCTCACCACCAAGCCGTTCCTCTACGTCTTCAACGTCGACGAGGACGAGCTGGTCGACGAGGACTTCAAGACCGAGCAGCGGGCCCTGGTCGCCCCCGCCGAGGCGATCTTCCTCAACGCCAAGCTGGAGCAGGACCTCGCCGAGCTCGACGAGGAGGACGCGATGGAGCTCCTGGAGTCCGTCGGCGCCGAGGAGCCCGGCCTCGCCACCCTGGCCCGCGTCGGCTTCGACACCCTCGGCCTGCAGACCTACCTGACGGCAGGCCCCAAGGAATCCCGCGCCTGGACCATCAAGAAGGGCGCGACGGCCCCCGAGGCGGCCGGCGTGATCCACACGGACTTCCAGAAGGGCTTCATCAAGGCCGAGGTGATCTCCTTCGGAGACCTCGTCGAGACCGGCTCGGTCGCCGAGGCCCGCGCGAAGGGCAAGGCCCGCATGGAGGGCAAGGACTACGTGATGCAGGACGGGGACGTGGTGGAGTTCCGGTTCAACGTGTAG